Proteins encoded in a region of the Clostridium beijerinckii genome:
- a CDS encoding ABC transporter permease, which yields MIVLQKYVFRRLIQTIPVLIGISIIVFMLVKLQPGDPFSSMMDPNLSQEMKEKMLEQLGYNDPILIQYFKWLMQALQGNLGYSIQFKQPVLNVIGSRLGNTVILSICSMILSILIAIPCGVISATKQFTKTDYIVTVFAFIGLSIPSFFFGMILIKVFSVNLGWLPISGMVTTGVDLTGLSFVIDVAKHMLLPMIVLALMNTASLMRYTRSDMIEILKTDYIRTARSKGVRKRNVIYQHALKNELLTLITVITMQIPSLLSGALLTETIFVWPGIGRLNYNAVISRDYPLIMGIVMMVAIISLFTNLLADILYAAVDKRIEFD from the coding sequence GTGATCGTTCTGCAAAAATATGTATTTAGACGTTTAATACAAACAATACCTGTATTGATTGGAATTTCTATAATTGTTTTTATGCTTGTAAAGCTGCAACCAGGAGATCCATTTTCATCTATGATGGATCCTAATCTTTCACAAGAAATGAAAGAAAAAATGTTGGAACAATTGGGATACAATGATCCCATATTAATTCAGTATTTTAAGTGGCTAATGCAAGCTTTACAGGGGAATCTTGGATATTCTATTCAATTTAAACAGCCGGTTTTAAATGTTATAGGCAGCCGGCTGGGCAATACAGTTATCTTATCTATATGCTCAATGATTCTTAGTATTTTGATAGCGATTCCATGTGGAGTTATAAGTGCCACAAAACAGTTTACTAAAACTGATTACATTGTCACAGTATTTGCATTTATAGGATTATCTATTCCATCCTTTTTCTTTGGTATGATTTTGATTAAAGTGTTTTCTGTAAATCTAGGATGGCTTCCTATATCGGGTATGGTGACTACAGGCGTTGATTTAACTGGCTTATCATTTGTAATAGATGTTGCAAAGCATATGTTATTGCCGATGATAGTTCTTGCACTAATGAATACGGCTAGTTTAATGCGTTATACACGTTCTGATATGATTGAAATTTTAAAAACAGATTATATACGTACAGCACGTTCAAAAGGAGTTCGGAAGAGGAATGTTATATACCAGCATGCCTTAAAAAATGAATTATTGACTTTAATTACAGTAATAACTATGCAGATACCATCATTATTATCAGGCGCTCTTCTTACAGAGACAATCTTTGTTTGGCCAGGGATTGGAAGGTTGAACTACAATGCTGTTATTAGCAGGGATTATCCACTTATTATGGGCATAGTTATGATGGTTGCAATAATAAGTTTATTTACGAATTTATTGGCAGATATACTTTATGCAGCTGTAGATAAACGTATAGAATTTGATTAA